A window of the Azospirillum brasilense genome harbors these coding sequences:
- a CDS encoding ABC transporter permease yields MIRRAPRGLAEHAPILFPALMLVVFFVIPFSLMIAVSVFRRVPGGFYEPDLVFANYERFLTAFFGGVMSFSLGLAALVAVLSVGIAFPFTYRLVKLPRGAQIRWLVFLLSILSLSEVIIGFAWSTLLSRTAGITNLFVALGLMAEPQSLSPSFGALLAGLVYQAFPYTVLVLYPALARLDPYLEEAARTLGSSPLRAFFTVVVPGLRNTIVATTIMVFVFALGSYLLPQLLGRPQHWTLSVLITDQAIYQSNMPFAAAMAVFLVLVSLALVGLALLAGRREETA; encoded by the coding sequence ATGATCCGCCGCGCGCCCCGTGGTCTGGCCGAGCACGCGCCGATCCTTTTCCCGGCGCTGATGCTGGTCGTCTTCTTCGTCATCCCCTTCAGCCTGATGATCGCGGTCAGCGTCTTCCGGCGGGTTCCCGGCGGCTTCTACGAGCCGGACCTCGTCTTCGCCAACTACGAGCGCTTCCTAACCGCCTTCTTCGGCGGGGTGATGTCCTTCTCGCTGGGGCTGGCGGCGCTGGTCGCGGTGTTGTCGGTGGGCATCGCCTTCCCCTTCACCTACCGGCTGGTCAAACTGCCGCGCGGCGCGCAGATCCGCTGGCTGGTCTTCCTGCTGTCGATCCTGTCGCTGTCGGAAGTCATCATCGGCTTCGCCTGGTCCACCCTGCTGTCGCGCACCGCGGGCATCACCAACCTGTTCGTGGCGCTGGGCCTGATGGCCGAACCGCAATCGCTCAGCCCCAGCTTCGGCGCGCTGCTGGCCGGGCTGGTCTATCAGGCTTTCCCCTACACGGTGCTGGTGCTCTACCCGGCGCTCGCCCGCCTCGATCCCTATCTGGAGGAGGCGGCGCGAACGCTCGGTTCCTCGCCGCTGCGCGCCTTCTTCACGGTGGTGGTGCCGGGGCTGCGCAACACCATCGTGGCGACCACGATCATGGTGTTCGTCTTCGCGCTCGGCTCCTACCTGCTGCCGCAGCTTCTGGGACGGCCCCAGCATTGGACGCTGTCGGTGCTCATCACCGATCAGGCGATCTACCAGTCCAACATGCCCTTCGCGGCGGCCATGGCCGTCTTCCTGGTGCTGGTCAGCCTCGCCCTCGTCGGGCTGGCGCTGCTCGCCGGGCGGCGGGAGGAGACGGCCTGA
- a CDS encoding carbon-nitrogen hydrolase family protein, with protein MRLTLFQADAEPGAPHRNLDRLKRAAAEAAGRSSDLLIGPEMGLTGYDIGAETVRTLAEPADGPMAARVAAIARRYGIAILYGYPERAVDGAVYNAAQLIGADGRPLLNQRKTHLYGDLDRRTFALGGDAFPTADVGGARVGVVICYDVEFPELVRRHALAGVDVLLVPTALMAPYEIVATAIVPARAFENGIFVAYANRCGTEGALRYCGLSSVAAPDGSVLARAGDGEALLTVDLDPALRRVGTHLADRRPDLYGAVSSAPGKGGS; from the coding sequence ATGCGGCTGACCCTGTTCCAGGCGGACGCGGAGCCCGGTGCGCCGCACCGCAACCTCGACCGTCTGAAGCGGGCGGCGGCGGAAGCGGCGGGGCGCAGCTCCGACCTGCTGATCGGGCCGGAAATGGGTCTGACCGGCTACGACATCGGTGCGGAGACGGTGCGCACCCTGGCCGAACCGGCGGACGGGCCGATGGCCGCGCGGGTCGCCGCCATCGCCCGGCGCTACGGCATCGCCATCCTCTACGGCTATCCGGAGCGCGCGGTGGACGGCGCCGTTTACAACGCCGCGCAACTGATCGGGGCGGACGGGCGGCCCCTGCTGAACCAGCGCAAGACGCATCTCTACGGCGACCTCGACCGCAGGACCTTCGCGCTGGGCGGCGACGCCTTCCCGACCGCCGATGTCGGCGGGGCGCGGGTCGGCGTGGTCATCTGCTACGACGTGGAGTTCCCAGAACTGGTGCGCCGCCACGCGCTGGCCGGGGTGGACGTCTTGCTGGTGCCGACCGCGCTGATGGCGCCCTACGAGATCGTCGCCACCGCCATCGTCCCAGCCCGCGCCTTCGAGAACGGCATCTTCGTCGCCTACGCCAACCGCTGCGGGACGGAGGGGGCGTTGCGTTATTGCGGCCTCAGCAGCGTGGCGGCGCCGGACGGGAGCGTGCTGGCGCGGGCGGGCGACGGCGAGGCGCTGCTGACCGTCGATCTCGACCCCGCCCTGCGCCGGGTCGGCACGCATCTGGCGGACCGCCGCCCGGACCTGTACGGTGCGGTCTCCAGCGCGCCTGGGAAGGGCGGTTCGTAG
- a CDS encoding ABC transporter permease produces the protein MLMRTLNSLIAGLIALVLAAPILVVAGVSVNEKKSLTFPPQGFSLAWYAEVFTDPGWRGALITSLVVATLSAALAVLIAFPLAWFLWRWRAPWARAFEVLGMTPFILPPVITALGFLSFWAAVGEYGSPWTVVVSHAVFFVTLPLVTLSLGFGAVDRSYVEAAATMGADDRTVLRTVVMPLVRPYVISGFAFAFVLSLNEYIVAYMVVGFTLETLPIKIFNALRYGYTPTMAAVTVLFVTLTAVVFGLIAWFGDLPRLLGAWAKND, from the coding sequence ATGCTGATGCGCACGCTGAATTCCCTGATCGCCGGCCTGATCGCCCTGGTCCTGGCCGCCCCCATCCTGGTGGTGGCCGGAGTCTCAGTGAACGAGAAGAAGTCGCTGACCTTTCCGCCGCAGGGCTTCTCGCTCGCCTGGTACGCGGAGGTCTTCACCGATCCCGGCTGGCGCGGCGCGCTGATCACCAGCCTCGTCGTCGCCACCCTGTCGGCGGCGCTGGCGGTGCTGATCGCCTTTCCGCTGGCCTGGTTCCTGTGGCGCTGGCGGGCGCCCTGGGCGCGGGCGTTCGAGGTGCTGGGCATGACGCCCTTCATCCTGCCGCCAGTCATCACGGCGCTGGGCTTCCTCAGCTTCTGGGCGGCGGTGGGGGAATACGGGTCACCCTGGACGGTGGTGGTCAGCCACGCGGTGTTCTTCGTGACGCTGCCGCTGGTCACGCTGTCGCTGGGCTTCGGCGCCGTCGACCGTTCCTACGTGGAGGCCGCGGCGACCATGGGGGCGGACGACCGGACGGTGCTGCGCACGGTGGTGATGCCGCTGGTGCGGCCCTACGTGATCTCCGGCTTCGCCTTCGCCTTCGTGCTGTCGCTGAACGAGTACATCGTGGCCTACATGGTGGTCGGCTTCACGCTGGAGACGCTGCCCATCAAGATCTTCAACGCGCTCCGCTACGGCTACACGCCGACCATGGCCGCCGTGACGGTGCTGTTCGTGACGCTGACCGCGGTGGTCTTCGGGCTGATCGCGTGGTTCGGCGACCTGCCCCGCCTTCTCGGCGCCTGGGCCAAGAACGACTAA
- a CDS encoding ABC transporter substrate-binding protein translates to MNETTGKQGLHAALTGGISRRAVLAGAGTLATVAAIGFPNIVRAQSKTLKVGVYGGYFKESFEKHIFPEFSKATGITVEAIAEPTGEAWLVQLEQAARARQAPADVSMMSQVAMLKGASAELWAPFDLSKIPNAAKVVPHLVNKYPDGKVSGIGAVSWYITLVTNTKSYPQAPDSWAALWDPANKDKLGLLALVSNSFLLEVTAATFFGGTKHLDSEQGQLDCFKKLAELKSNVKLWYRDEAQFEASLKSGEIPMGQYYHDVTGLAAADGQPVRSTFPKEGGILDSGSWAVTRASKAGDLAHVFVDYMCQPSIQALLSRKVGTAPTIDRKMTDLTDQEFAAVSSDIAPIIPRYDLYTSKSDWLNQKWTEMIVG, encoded by the coding sequence ATGAACGAGACGACGGGTAAGCAGGGACTTCACGCCGCTTTGACCGGCGGCATCAGCCGGCGCGCGGTTCTGGCCGGAGCGGGCACGCTGGCCACGGTGGCCGCCATCGGCTTTCCGAACATCGTCCGCGCCCAGTCGAAGACGCTGAAGGTCGGCGTCTACGGCGGCTACTTCAAGGAATCCTTCGAAAAGCACATCTTCCCGGAATTCTCCAAGGCCACCGGCATCACGGTGGAGGCCATCGCCGAGCCGACCGGCGAGGCGTGGCTGGTCCAGCTCGAACAGGCGGCCCGCGCCCGTCAGGCGCCCGCCGACGTCTCGATGATGTCGCAGGTGGCGATGCTGAAGGGGGCCTCGGCGGAACTGTGGGCGCCCTTCGACCTGTCGAAGATCCCCAACGCCGCCAAGGTCGTCCCGCACCTCGTCAACAAGTATCCGGACGGCAAGGTCAGCGGCATCGGCGCGGTGTCCTGGTACATCACGCTGGTCACCAACACCAAGAGCTACCCGCAGGCCCCGGACAGCTGGGCGGCGCTGTGGGACCCGGCGAACAAGGACAAGCTGGGCCTGCTGGCGCTGGTCAGCAACAGCTTCCTGCTGGAGGTCACGGCGGCCACTTTCTTCGGCGGCACCAAGCATCTGGACAGCGAGCAGGGGCAGCTCGATTGCTTCAAGAAGCTGGCGGAGCTGAAGTCCAATGTGAAGCTCTGGTACCGCGACGAGGCGCAGTTCGAGGCCTCGCTGAAGTCCGGCGAGATTCCGATGGGCCAGTATTACCACGACGTGACCGGCCTCGCCGCCGCGGACGGGCAACCGGTGCGCTCGACCTTCCCGAAGGAGGGCGGCATCCTCGATTCGGGAAGCTGGGCGGTCACCCGCGCCTCCAAGGCCGGCGACCTCGCTCATGTCTTCGTGGACTATATGTGCCAGCCGTCGATCCAGGCCCTGCTGTCGCGCAAGGTCGGCACCGCCCCGACCATCGACCGCAAGATGACCGACCTGACTGACCAGGAGTTCGCCGCCGTGTCCTCCGACATCGCGCCGATCATCCCGCGCTATGACCTCTACACGAGCAAGTCCGACTGGCTGAACCAGAAGTGGACGGAAATGATCGTCGGGTGA
- a CDS encoding nucleobase:cation symporter-2 family protein, producing the protein MSSVESSQPTHPVDEKLPLLRLLALGMQHVMVMYAGAIAVPLIIGGALKLPKDQIALLINADLFACGIVTLIQTLGFWKFGIRLPVMMGVTFAAVGPMVAMAGNPSLGLLGIYGAVIGAGVFATLAAPLVGRLLPLFPPVVTGTVIAIIGISLMRVGITWAGGGAGNPNFGDPLYLGIALFVLAVILLVTKYAKGFWGNISVLLGIVAGFALTMVLGLVSFDGVGQAKWVDVIRPFQFGMPVFEFWSILTMSLVMIVVMIESTGMFLAVGEMVGRPVTPEQLTRGLRTDGLGTLIGGVLNTFPYTSFSQNVGLVGITGVRSRWVCVAGGVILVAFGLFPKLAHVVASVPTYVLGGAGLVMFGMVAATGIKILAKVDYTTNRGNIYVVAISISLGMVPLVADKIFQKMPPFLSPLLHSGILLGTIAAVLLNLFFNGLGKASSEEFVAAAKTAEA; encoded by the coding sequence ATGTCATCGGTGGAGTCATCACAGCCAACCCATCCGGTTGACGAGAAGCTTCCGTTGCTGCGCCTGCTGGCGCTGGGGATGCAACATGTGATGGTGATGTACGCGGGGGCCATCGCCGTGCCGCTCATCATCGGCGGCGCGCTGAAGCTGCCCAAGGACCAGATCGCGCTGCTCATCAATGCCGACCTGTTCGCCTGCGGCATCGTCACGCTGATCCAGACGCTCGGCTTCTGGAAATTCGGCATCCGCCTGCCGGTGATGATGGGCGTCACCTTCGCCGCGGTCGGCCCGATGGTCGCCATGGCGGGGAACCCGTCGCTGGGGTTGCTGGGCATCTACGGCGCGGTGATTGGGGCCGGCGTCTTCGCCACGCTGGCCGCCCCGCTGGTCGGCCGCCTGCTGCCGCTGTTCCCGCCGGTGGTGACGGGGACCGTGATCGCCATCATCGGCATTTCGCTGATGCGGGTGGGCATCACCTGGGCGGGCGGCGGGGCCGGAAACCCGAATTTCGGCGATCCACTCTATCTCGGCATCGCGCTGTTCGTGCTGGCGGTGATCCTGCTGGTGACCAAATACGCCAAGGGCTTCTGGGGCAACATCTCGGTCCTTCTGGGCATCGTCGCGGGCTTCGCCCTGACCATGGTGCTGGGGCTGGTCAGCTTCGACGGGGTGGGGCAGGCCAAGTGGGTGGACGTGATCCGCCCGTTCCAGTTCGGCATGCCGGTGTTCGAGTTCTGGTCGATCCTGACCATGTCGCTGGTGATGATCGTCGTGATGATCGAATCCACCGGCATGTTCCTGGCGGTCGGCGAGATGGTCGGCCGCCCGGTGACGCCGGAGCAGCTGACCCGCGGCCTGCGCACGGATGGGCTGGGCACGCTGATCGGCGGCGTCCTCAACACCTTCCCCTACACCTCCTTCTCGCAGAATGTCGGGCTGGTCGGGATCACCGGGGTGCGCAGCCGCTGGGTCTGCGTGGCCGGCGGCGTCATCCTGGTCGCCTTCGGCCTGTTCCCGAAGCTGGCGCACGTCGTCGCCTCCGTCCCCACCTATGTGCTGGGCGGGGCCGGTCTGGTGATGTTCGGCATGGTCGCGGCGACCGGCATCAAGATCCTGGCGAAGGTCGACTACACGACCAACCGCGGCAACATCTACGTCGTCGCCATCAGCATCAGCCTAGGCATGGTGCCGCTGGTCGCCGACAAGATCTTCCAGAAGATGCCGCCCTTCCTGTCGCCGCTCCTGCACAGCGGCATCCTTCTCGGCACCATCGCCGCGGTCCTGCTCAACCTGTTCTTCAACGGGTTGGGCAAGGCCAGCAGCGAGGAGTTCGTCGCCGCCGCCAAAACCGCGGAGGCGTGA
- the speB gene encoding agmatinase produces MIDPQKLDRLRTKYSGSGGNDFHDPEFQRVAALQFSGGKRVQPFAGVSTLLDAPYRPDAAEAADFGGLDIALIGVPMDLGVTNRAGARLGPRAVRGMERIGPYEHALRMVPAASCKLADVGDVPLSSRFSLEACHGDILAFYNRVMDAGVVPLSVGGDHSITYSILKALGRERPVGMIHFDAHCDTGGPYEGAKFHHGGPFRQAVLDGVLDPERTVQIGIRGSTEYLWEFSYDSGMTVIHAEDIPERGIASVIETARKVVGDGPVYISFDVDCLDPVFAPGTGTPEVGGLTTREALAILRGLDGLDIIGGDVVEVAPQYDATTNTAHAGAQMLFEILCLSVRALANRQGRG; encoded by the coding sequence ATGATCGACCCTCAGAAGCTTGATCGTTTGCGTACGAAGTACAGCGGCTCCGGCGGCAACGACTTCCACGATCCGGAGTTCCAGCGGGTGGCCGCCCTCCAGTTCTCCGGCGGCAAGCGGGTGCAGCCCTTCGCCGGGGTGTCCACCCTGCTCGACGCCCCCTACCGCCCCGACGCGGCGGAGGCGGCGGACTTCGGCGGGCTGGACATCGCGCTGATCGGCGTGCCTATGGATCTGGGAGTCACCAACCGGGCCGGCGCCCGCCTCGGCCCGCGCGCGGTGCGCGGGATGGAGCGCATCGGCCCCTACGAGCACGCCCTGCGCATGGTCCCGGCGGCCTCCTGCAAACTGGCCGACGTCGGCGACGTGCCGCTGTCCAGCCGCTTCAGCCTGGAGGCGTGCCACGGCGACATCCTGGCCTTCTACAACCGCGTGATGGACGCGGGCGTCGTGCCGCTTTCGGTGGGCGGCGACCATTCCATCACCTATTCGATCCTCAAGGCTCTGGGCCGCGAGCGTCCGGTGGGCATGATCCATTTCGACGCCCATTGCGACACCGGCGGCCCCTACGAGGGCGCCAAGTTCCACCATGGCGGCCCCTTCCGGCAGGCGGTCCTGGACGGCGTGCTGGACCCGGAGCGCACGGTGCAGATCGGCATCCGCGGCAGCACCGAGTATTTGTGGGAGTTCTCCTACGACAGCGGGATGACCGTGATCCACGCGGAGGACATCCCGGAGCGCGGCATCGCCAGCGTCATCGAGACGGCGCGCAAGGTGGTGGGCGACGGGCCGGTCTACATCTCCTTCGACGTGGATTGCCTGGACCCGGTCTTCGCTCCCGGCACCGGCACCCCGGAGGTCGGCGGCCTGACCACGCGGGAGGCGCTGGCGATCCTGCGCGGGCTCGACGGGCTGGACATCATCGGCGGCGACGTGGTGGAGGTGGCGCCGCAGTACGACGCGACGACCAACACCGCCCACGCCGGCGCCCAGATGCTGTTCGAAATCCTCTGCCTGTCGGTGCGCGCCCTCGCCAACCGCCAGGGCCGAGGCTGA
- a CDS encoding acylphosphatase, whose amino-acid sequence MADEENRKAVLARVHGKVQGVWYRGWTVDTASRLGLAGWVRNRGDGTVEALFAGPADAVDRMLEACRRGPSAAVVNDIAVEPARDPGPGLFEQRPTQ is encoded by the coding sequence ATGGCGGATGAGGAAAACCGCAAGGCCGTGCTGGCCCGCGTTCATGGCAAGGTGCAGGGCGTCTGGTACCGCGGCTGGACGGTGGACACGGCGAGCCGGCTGGGGCTGGCCGGCTGGGTGCGCAACCGCGGCGACGGGACGGTGGAGGCGCTGTTCGCCGGCCCCGCGGACGCCGTGGATCGGATGCTGGAGGCCTGCCGCCGCGGCCCCTCCGCCGCCGTGGTCAACGACATCGCCGTGGAGCCGGCCCGCGATCCCGGTCCGGGCCTCTTCGAGCAACGCCCGACGCAGTGA
- a CDS encoding threonine ammonia-lyase produces the protein MPVTIDDIHAAAERLAGRISRTPFLRSETLSQITGAEVWVKLENLQFTASFKERGAANRLLHLTPEERQVGVIAMSAGNHAQAVAYHAKRLGIAATIVMPRFTPFVKVKRTRYHGATVILEGDTLAEAAAFAHDLAKRDGLVFVHPYDDDAVIAGQGTVVLEMLAEVPDLDALAIPVGGGGLAAGAAVAARALRPGLEVVGVEVETYPAAAQRLAGQPVKVGGPTVAEGIAVRDVGDRPMDILKQNGCDVVLVPEAVIERAIAMLIEVEKTVAEGAGAAGLAALLFHPERFRGKRVGLIVSGGNIDTRTLANVLMRGFARDGRLINLDIDVADQPGALAQVARIVAECGGNIIDVQHQRLFGAFSVKSAEVALLIEVEDEGHGDRITEALRGAGLPVRKAVVAEAAQPLSSARP, from the coding sequence ATGCCGGTCACCATCGACGACATTCACGCCGCCGCCGAACGGCTGGCCGGACGCATCAGCCGCACGCCCTTCCTGCGCTCGGAAACCCTGTCGCAGATCACCGGCGCCGAGGTCTGGGTCAAGCTGGAGAACCTCCAGTTCACCGCCTCCTTCAAGGAGCGCGGGGCGGCCAACCGGCTGCTGCACCTGACGCCGGAGGAGCGGCAGGTCGGGGTGATCGCCATGTCGGCCGGCAACCACGCCCAGGCCGTGGCCTACCACGCGAAGCGGCTGGGCATCGCGGCGACCATCGTTATGCCGCGCTTCACCCCCTTTGTGAAGGTCAAGCGCACGCGCTACCACGGCGCCACCGTCATCCTGGAGGGCGACACCCTGGCCGAGGCCGCCGCCTTCGCCCACGACCTCGCCAAGCGGGACGGGCTGGTCTTCGTCCATCCCTACGACGACGACGCGGTGATCGCCGGCCAGGGCACCGTCGTGCTGGAGATGCTGGCGGAGGTGCCGGACCTCGACGCGCTGGCCATCCCGGTGGGCGGCGGCGGGCTGGCCGCCGGGGCCGCGGTCGCCGCCCGCGCGCTGCGGCCCGGCCTGGAGGTCGTCGGGGTGGAGGTGGAGACCTACCCCGCCGCGGCGCAGCGCCTCGCCGGGCAGCCGGTCAAGGTCGGCGGCCCGACCGTGGCCGAGGGCATCGCCGTGCGCGACGTCGGCGACCGGCCCATGGACATCCTGAAGCAGAACGGCTGCGACGTGGTTCTGGTGCCCGAGGCGGTGATCGAACGCGCCATCGCCATGCTGATCGAGGTGGAGAAGACCGTGGCGGAGGGCGCCGGGGCCGCCGGTCTGGCCGCCCTGCTCTTCCACCCCGAGCGCTTCCGCGGCAAGCGGGTCGGCCTGATCGTGTCGGGGGGCAACATCGACACGCGCACGCTCGCGAACGTGCTGATGCGCGGCTTCGCCCGCGACGGGCGCCTGATCAACCTGGACATCGACGTGGCCGACCAGCCCGGCGCGCTCGCCCAGGTGGCCCGCATCGTGGCGGAGTGTGGCGGAAACATCATCGACGTGCAGCACCAGCGCCTGTTCGGCGCCTTCTCCGTCAAGTCCGCCGAGGTCGCTTTGCTGATCGAAGTTGAGGACGAGGGCCACGGCGACCGCATCACCGAAGCCCTGCGCGGCGCCGGCCTGCCCGTCCGCAAGGCGGTGGTGGCGGAAGCGGCGCAGCCGCTGTCCAGCGCGCGGCCCTGA
- a CDS encoding ABC transporter ATP-binding protein — protein MSALVLDGLTKRYGPVTAVHGASLRIPHGQFVCLLGPSGCGKTTLLRMIAGLEDPSGGRLVIDGRDITTAPAHTREFGMVFQSLALFPHLTAGENIAYPLRIRGASKAEQRKRADELLELVRLPGVADRPVSKLSGGQRQRVAIARALALSPKLFLLDEPLSALDAKLREAMQIELKQLQQRLGITTIVVTHDQREAMTMADLVVVMSQGRIHQAAPPMEVYRQPADAFVADFIGMTNLLEGEVTAPGTAIVPGGTLHLPDLPPTGRVLLSVRPEDVVVHPAGTDGPNRLTGTLSFMRDLGASVEFRIDVAGREIVALSRPQDRPPVAPGGALAVEFPPAACVVLPPMAERPQ, from the coding sequence ATGTCAGCCCTTGTCCTCGACGGTCTCACCAAACGATACGGTCCCGTAACCGCGGTGCACGGCGCGTCGCTGCGCATCCCGCACGGGCAATTCGTCTGTCTGCTCGGCCCGTCCGGCTGCGGGAAGACGACGCTCCTGCGCATGATCGCCGGGCTGGAGGACCCCTCCGGCGGACGGCTGGTCATCGACGGACGCGACATCACCACGGCCCCCGCCCACACGCGGGAATTCGGCATGGTGTTCCAGTCGCTGGCCCTCTTCCCGCACCTGACGGCGGGCGAGAACATCGCCTACCCCCTGCGCATCCGCGGTGCCTCGAAGGCCGAGCAGCGCAAGCGCGCCGACGAGCTGCTGGAGCTGGTGCGCCTGCCCGGCGTCGCTGACCGGCCCGTCTCCAAGCTCTCGGGCGGGCAGCGGCAGCGCGTCGCGATCGCCCGCGCGCTGGCCCTGTCGCCCAAGCTGTTCCTGCTGGACGAGCCGCTGTCGGCGCTCGACGCCAAGCTGCGCGAGGCCATGCAGATCGAGCTGAAGCAGCTTCAGCAGCGGCTGGGCATCACCACCATCGTCGTCACCCACGACCAGCGGGAGGCTATGACCATGGCCGACCTCGTGGTGGTGATGTCGCAGGGGCGCATCCATCAGGCCGCCCCGCCGATGGAGGTCTACCGCCAGCCCGCCGACGCCTTCGTCGCCGACTTCATCGGCATGACCAACCTGCTGGAGGGCGAGGTCACCGCCCCCGGCACCGCCATCGTGCCCGGCGGCACCCTCCATCTCCCAGACCTGCCGCCGACGGGCCGCGTCCTGCTGTCCGTCCGCCCGGAGGACGTGGTCGTCCATCCCGCCGGGACGGACGGGCCGAACCGGCTGACCGGCACGCTGTCCTTCATGCGCGACCTCGGCGCCAGTGTGGAGTTCCGCATCGATGTTGCCGGGCGGGAGATCGTCGCGCTGTCGCGTCCGCAGGACCGCCCGCCGGTCGCCCCCGGCGGCGCCCTGGCGGTGGAGTTCCCCCCGGCGGCTTGCGTCGTGCTGCCGCCAATGGCGGAGCGCCCGCAATGA